A portion of the Mesobacillus sp. AQ2 genome contains these proteins:
- a CDS encoding single-stranded DNA-binding protein, giving the protein MDCLKRAIKEVLNLQRDEEFLVKDLFKGYEWNRLAIGERRMLGSLFLNEVRNGRLTDIVNVAKKSSANQQIYIKL; this is encoded by the coding sequence TTGGATTGTTTAAAAAGAGCTATTAAGGAAGTTCTTAACCTTCAAAGGGATGAAGAATTTTTAGTTAAAGACTTATTTAAAGGATACGAGTGGAATAGACTCGCTATCGGTGAGCGGCGTATGTTAGGTTCATTATTTCTAAATGAAGTAAGGAATGGCAGGTTAACAGATATTGTAAATGTCGCAAAAAAAAGCAGTGCTAATCAGCAAATTTATATAAAATTGTAA
- a CDS encoding very short patch repair endonuclease — translation MADKFSKEIRSKNMRAIKSVSMMENTITKELWREGVRFRRNVKDLKGKPDIAIKKYKIVIFIDSCFWHACPLHGNMPKTNTDFWKKKLERNTNRDKEITDYYIKNGWSVMRIWEHEVKKDFNKVIENIISFIGDKKHPRRKS, via the coding sequence ATGGCCGATAAATTTTCGAAAGAAATCCGGAGCAAAAATATGAGAGCAATCAAATCTGTTTCAATGATGGAAAATACCATTACTAAAGAGCTCTGGAGAGAGGGTGTACGGTTCAGAAGAAATGTAAAGGATTTAAAAGGGAAACCTGACATTGCAATAAAAAAATATAAAATTGTAATATTTATTGACTCATGCTTCTGGCACGCCTGCCCCCTTCATGGAAATATGCCGAAAACCAATACTGATTTTTGGAAAAAGAAACTTGAACGGAATACCAACAGGGACAAAGAAATAACTGATTATTACATTAAAAACGGTTGGAGTGTAATGAGGATATGGGAGCATGAAGTAAAGAAGGACTTTAATAAAGTCATAGAAAACATTATTTCATTTATCGGGGATAAAAAACATCCAAGAAGGAAATCCTGA
- a CDS encoding cyclic-phosphate processing receiver domain-containing protein → MNDEKINLYVDDLRDCPKGFIVARNTDEATYFLENYKIHILSLDHDLGEDDNGNLLPTGYDLVKYFCEKGLRADKIYLHTDNGVGRDNMYYTLKAAQRRGFIESDIEIYHYSITPNRYSGN, encoded by the coding sequence ATGAATGATGAAAAAATTAATCTTTATGTTGACGACTTAAGGGATTGTCCTAAAGGATTTATAGTTGCGCGAAATACAGATGAAGCCACTTATTTTCTTGAGAATTACAAGATACACATACTTTCTCTTGATCACGATTTAGGAGAAGATGATAATGGGAATCTATTGCCAACTGGCTATGATTTAGTGAAATATTTCTGTGAAAAAGGATTGCGAGCTGACAAAATATATTTGCACACAGATAACGGTGTTGGACGTGATAATATGTATTATACACTTAAGGCTGCTCAACGGAGAGGGTTTATTGAAAGTGACATAGAGATCTATCATTATTCAATAACACCGAATAGATATTCTGGAAATTAG
- a CDS encoding AAA family ATPase, with protein MKLKKVVINKYKSFITEQVVDIESSITRLVGKNESGKTSFLEALAKFNYFESDPTFEFNDTFDFPKNEWKNFQKSGEDVEVVKCTFLLDEELIEKINDDIGEGVLSSKEVSYGVKYKNGNTFYLAANEKKYISTLLQKYDFAEELMKELDRANTVRELIELCKQNEDANSLLAYLNETIIPNAFDWKNLIQGYVAKHYIKPNLPKFWYFDEYYSIPSRISLNKMINEQTDAEFTKEEFNTAKALFELANIDIDELKDADSFEAFISELEATSNAITDEFLEYWTTNTNLEIKFEIEPLIQKNGNNQIVREDKILNIRIRNTKHRVSLPLKNRSKGFIWFFSFLVWFSKIQNANNGKYILLLDEPGLNLHASAQGDLLKFIEEKLSNNYQVIYTTHSPFMIDTTRLHEVRTVFDSMDPKKGSLISDAIEEKDSDTLFPLQAALGYDIAQNLYMSKNNLLVEGPADLLYITVMSGVLESNGRVGLANNITIVPVGGLDKVSSFISLLRGSKLNVVCLLDSFTDQKGKKKVEDLIMHRIIKEKNIRFFDEFSSIEGNYSDIEDLFEKEEYIKFFNLAFHEYDDIKNEHLDPNTSQIIKQINKVIGKTRFNHYRPAYKLTQLGVSTNDFSGETLDRFENMFKEINKLFL; from the coding sequence ATGAAGCTGAAAAAAGTGGTTATTAATAAATATAAAAGTTTTATAACTGAGCAAGTTGTAGATATAGAAAGTAGTATCACACGATTAGTTGGAAAGAATGAATCCGGTAAAACCTCCTTTTTAGAAGCACTTGCAAAATTCAACTATTTTGAAAGCGACCCTACGTTCGAATTTAATGATACATTTGATTTTCCCAAGAATGAGTGGAAAAACTTTCAAAAATCAGGGGAAGATGTAGAAGTTGTAAAATGCACTTTCTTGTTAGATGAAGAGCTGATAGAAAAAATAAACGATGATATTGGGGAAGGAGTATTATCGTCCAAAGAAGTTAGTTATGGAGTTAAATATAAAAATGGTAACACCTTCTACCTTGCAGCAAATGAAAAAAAATATATTTCTACTTTGCTTCAAAAATATGATTTTGCTGAAGAATTAATGAAAGAATTAGATCGGGCTAATACAGTAAGAGAATTGATTGAACTGTGTAAACAAAATGAAGACGCCAATTCTTTATTAGCGTATCTTAATGAAACTATTATTCCGAATGCATTCGATTGGAAGAATCTTATACAAGGATATGTTGCTAAACATTATATTAAACCTAACTTGCCGAAATTTTGGTATTTCGATGAGTATTATTCTATTCCTTCTCGTATTAGCCTTAATAAGATGATAAATGAACAAACAGATGCAGAATTTACTAAAGAGGAATTTAATACTGCAAAGGCACTATTCGAGCTTGCAAACATTGATATTGATGAACTAAAAGATGCTGATAGCTTTGAAGCTTTTATATCTGAATTAGAAGCGACATCAAATGCTATAACAGATGAGTTTTTGGAATATTGGACAACTAATACTAACCTTGAAATAAAGTTTGAAATTGAGCCGTTAATTCAGAAAAATGGTAATAATCAAATCGTGAGAGAAGATAAAATTTTAAATATTAGAATTAGAAATACCAAACACCGTGTATCTTTGCCGCTGAAGAATCGTAGTAAAGGATTTATATGGTTTTTTTCATTTTTAGTTTGGTTCAGTAAAATACAAAATGCAAATAATGGGAAATATATATTGTTACTTGATGAGCCGGGATTAAACCTCCATGCTTCCGCCCAGGGGGACCTTTTAAAATTTATTGAAGAAAAATTGTCGAATAACTATCAGGTGATCTATACAACACATTCCCCCTTTATGATAGATACAACTAGACTTCATGAGGTGCGAACGGTATTTGATTCTATGGATCCAAAGAAGGGCAGCCTAATATCTGATGCTATTGAGGAAAAAGATTCTGATACATTATTCCCATTACAAGCTGCGTTAGGCTATGACATTGCTCAAAATCTATATATGTCAAAAAATAACTTACTAGTAGAAGGACCTGCTGATTTATTATATATAACTGTCATGTCCGGAGTACTTGAATCTAATGGTCGAGTTGGACTAGCAAACAATATAACAATTGTTCCGGTAGGTGGACTTGATAAAGTGTCGTCATTTATATCTTTATTAAGAGGAAGTAAATTAAATGTGGTTTGTTTATTGGATTCATTTACCGACCAAAAGGGGAAGAAAAAGGTCGAGGATTTAATTATGCATAGAATCATAAAAGAAAAAAATATTAGGTTCTTCGATGAGTTCTCAAGCATTGAAGGTAATTATTCAGATATAGAAGATTTATTTGAAAAAGAAGAATATATCAAGTTTTTCAACCTTGCTTTTCATGAATATGATGATATAAAAAATGAACATTTGGATCCTAATACCAGTCAAATAATAAAACAAATAAATAAAGTAATCGGTAAAACTAGGTTTAACCATTACCGCCCTGCTTATAAACTAACTCAATTAGGTGTTAGTACCAACGATTTTTCCGGTGAAACATTGGATAGGTTTGAAAACATGTTTAAGGAAATTAATAAATTATTCCTTTAA
- a CDS encoding AAA domain-containing protein: protein MKEILIHMRDKLNDISRRNRSIRLLRLYNKWSFDLTELDELGTEVSSESIVSKVIKQSKGEMVLLKPSLDDEKSMAISRKLTDLSRNMKGIEEETGVHDFYLGFPFLSGTLADGTFFQAPLFLYPVRLEKNNVQSQKWVLKLDEGGPQVNRTLFLAFKKLNSLNFTEEFFEEAAEIAKNYDYQSWITFFKEREMDVHFTQTGLTKLKEYKKEDEPAVANLTLLENAVIGNFPQGSSSLVKDYDTLIDLSEEGTLGLAGELISPDDLEFNEGEGKVEEELERENPDILNLLEADGSQEEILREARYKKGIVVHGPPGTGKSQVIVNLITDALKQEKKVLVVCQKRAALDVVYQRLDGLGLSSHIALVHDEKNDRKKLYSKISSVLEHNQITYEQAVQFLASVSNKLATHEELLNSIANALYEYQDYGFRLYDLYGKANPVGETTQIVDLTEVLPSLNRDILDDISEKVFSFAEWYERFGDDIYPLKQRKSFAELSMKDKLEMIELMDQLISQARKSVEYLESLDHEKISPAYTWLVQNKLDKIYPDLEDGNKRTLQGLRLWWWTSFSGKSIIEELIEGEKFKGTSSSDWLKIRKSLMTMHQLGKETKTMADEMEHLKKYFNESLVEEFKGRISEGDIPMNELDKMLEYIHRDFEDLQQMDNYWNRCSEIERKVISKLQAKSNNSEMALPDYWVDLFRNSAYVQWIDQTEQKYPQVKQVSTNEFARIRESFAKLIDEKRKAAAQFLIHTLTSNVNVAQQQYSRKVKELKHQVGKKRMIWSLRKLVNEFARDGLVDILPVWLASPEIVSSIFPLKEGLFDLVIFDEASQCTVESGIPAVYRAKQLIVAGDEKQLPPFNMFQSSIVNEDEEEEQYETDDSVSLLNLSKRRFPEKILQWHYRSKYEELINFSNHAFYNGHVQIAPNVVPFRKPPAMEWKKVDGRWINQCNEVEAIEVVNTLKNILEQRPNKTVGIITFNAKQQSKILDLIEKLAGEDEKFSAVYNQMMSRDLDERVFVKNIENVQGDERDIILFSIGYAKNEEGRIYNRFGMLNQKGGENRLNVAVTRAKEEIMVVSSVEPEELNVAGTAGLGPKLLKSYLKYVRAVAAAQSQQISAVVQEINENVNTHVQDQVLHFDSPFEEQVYKQLRNLGYDVVTQVGMSGYRIDLAIVDPNDHSKYILGIECDGAMYHSSANAKERDVYRQRFLESRGWTIERIWSRNWWRNPAAEIERIDMKVKELLKSNEVREKVVK from the coding sequence ATGAAAGAAATATTAATCCACATGAGGGATAAGCTTAATGATATCAGCAGGCGGAATCGTTCGATTCGGCTCCTTCGTCTTTATAATAAATGGAGTTTCGATCTGACCGAGTTGGACGAATTGGGAACAGAGGTATCCAGCGAGTCGATTGTATCGAAAGTCATCAAGCAGAGCAAGGGTGAAATGGTTTTACTGAAGCCTTCGTTGGATGATGAGAAATCAATGGCTATTTCAAGAAAGCTGACTGACCTCAGCAGGAACATGAAAGGGATCGAAGAAGAAACAGGGGTTCATGACTTTTACCTGGGCTTTCCGTTTCTGTCGGGCACTTTGGCAGATGGGACATTTTTTCAGGCACCATTGTTTTTATATCCTGTAAGGCTTGAAAAGAATAATGTTCAATCCCAGAAGTGGGTGTTGAAGCTGGATGAAGGGGGTCCCCAGGTCAATCGCACTTTGTTTTTGGCATTTAAGAAGCTAAACAGTCTCAACTTTACGGAAGAGTTTTTTGAGGAAGCAGCGGAGATAGCCAAGAATTATGATTATCAATCTTGGATAACGTTTTTCAAAGAACGGGAAATGGATGTTCATTTTACCCAAACTGGTCTGACGAAGTTAAAGGAATATAAAAAAGAGGATGAACCTGCAGTTGCCAACTTGACGTTATTGGAGAATGCCGTGATTGGGAATTTCCCGCAAGGCAGTTCCTCTCTGGTGAAAGATTACGACACACTCATTGACCTGTCAGAGGAAGGGACGTTAGGATTGGCAGGCGAATTGATTTCGCCTGATGACCTGGAATTCAATGAAGGAGAGGGAAAAGTCGAGGAAGAGCTAGAACGGGAGAATCCTGATATTCTAAATCTCCTTGAAGCGGATGGATCGCAGGAGGAAATCCTTAGAGAAGCCCGATATAAAAAAGGCATTGTGGTTCATGGGCCTCCTGGAACCGGAAAGTCCCAGGTCATTGTCAACCTGATCACTGATGCCTTGAAGCAGGAAAAGAAAGTTCTCGTCGTCTGCCAGAAGCGAGCAGCTTTGGATGTGGTGTATCAGAGGCTGGATGGTCTGGGATTAAGCAGTCATATTGCTCTTGTGCATGATGAGAAGAATGATCGGAAGAAGCTTTATAGTAAGATTTCCTCCGTGTTGGAGCATAACCAGATCACTTATGAGCAGGCGGTCCAATTTTTAGCATCCGTCTCCAACAAACTGGCGACACATGAGGAGTTATTGAATAGTATTGCGAATGCTTTGTATGAATATCAGGACTATGGCTTCCGTTTGTATGATTTATACGGGAAAGCCAATCCGGTAGGGGAAACCACACAAATTGTTGATTTGACCGAGGTGCTGCCGTCGTTGAACCGAGATATTTTGGACGATATTTCGGAGAAGGTGTTTAGCTTTGCGGAATGGTATGAACGGTTTGGTGATGACATCTATCCATTAAAGCAGCGTAAATCTTTTGCGGAACTAAGCATGAAAGATAAATTGGAAATGATTGAGTTGATGGACCAATTGATCTCACAGGCGAGGAAATCGGTTGAATACCTGGAGTCGCTTGATCATGAGAAGATTTCCCCAGCTTATACCTGGTTAGTGCAGAATAAGCTGGATAAAATCTATCCGGATCTTGAGGATGGCAACAAGCGGACATTGCAGGGTTTGCGGTTATGGTGGTGGACATCCTTTTCTGGTAAGTCCATCATCGAGGAGCTCATTGAAGGGGAGAAATTCAAAGGAACCAGTTCTTCAGACTGGCTGAAAATCAGAAAGTCCTTAATGACGATGCATCAACTTGGCAAGGAAACAAAAACAATGGCGGACGAAATGGAGCATCTGAAGAAGTACTTTAATGAAAGCTTAGTAGAAGAGTTTAAGGGACGTATTTCTGAAGGAGATATTCCCATGAACGAGCTGGATAAAATGTTGGAGTACATCCACAGGGACTTCGAAGATCTTCAACAGATGGATAACTATTGGAACCGGTGCTCGGAAATCGAGAGAAAAGTAATATCGAAGTTGCAGGCGAAAAGCAACAACAGCGAAATGGCGTTGCCTGACTACTGGGTAGACCTTTTCCGAAATTCAGCCTATGTTCAATGGATTGACCAAACCGAGCAGAAGTATCCTCAGGTGAAACAGGTTTCGACTAATGAGTTCGCGAGGATCCGGGAGTCATTTGCGAAGCTGATTGATGAAAAACGGAAGGCTGCTGCTCAGTTTTTAATCCATACCTTGACCTCCAATGTGAATGTAGCACAGCAGCAGTACTCGAGAAAGGTGAAGGAGCTCAAACACCAGGTTGGCAAAAAGCGGATGATTTGGTCGCTGCGTAAACTGGTTAACGAATTTGCACGTGATGGGCTGGTTGACATTTTGCCTGTGTGGCTAGCGTCGCCCGAGATTGTTTCTTCCATTTTCCCGCTAAAAGAAGGATTGTTTGATCTAGTCATTTTTGATGAAGCATCCCAATGTACTGTGGAGAGTGGAATTCCGGCAGTTTACAGAGCCAAACAGCTGATTGTGGCAGGAGATGAAAAGCAGCTTCCTCCATTTAATATGTTCCAATCCTCTATTGTGAATGAAGATGAAGAGGAAGAACAATATGAAACTGATGACTCAGTAAGCTTGCTGAATCTGTCGAAAAGAAGGTTCCCGGAAAAGATCCTGCAATGGCATTATCGCTCTAAATATGAAGAGCTGATCAATTTCTCTAATCATGCATTCTATAATGGTCATGTCCAAATTGCTCCTAACGTGGTGCCGTTCAGGAAACCGCCTGCGATGGAATGGAAAAAGGTTGATGGCCGATGGATCAACCAGTGTAATGAGGTTGAAGCCATTGAAGTGGTCAATACACTAAAGAATATTCTGGAACAGCGGCCGAACAAGACGGTTGGGATTATCACCTTTAATGCCAAACAGCAATCAAAAATCCTGGACTTAATTGAAAAATTGGCAGGGGAAGATGAAAAATTCAGCGCTGTTTATAATCAAATGATGTCCCGGGATCTGGATGAACGGGTGTTTGTAAAAAACATTGAGAATGTCCAGGGAGACGAGAGGGATATCATCTTGTTTTCGATTGGCTACGCTAAAAATGAAGAAGGTAGGATTTACAACCGATTTGGTATGCTGAACCAAAAAGGCGGGGAGAACCGTTTAAATGTAGCGGTAACGCGTGCCAAGGAAGAAATCATGGTTGTTTCAAGTGTCGAACCTGAGGAGCTGAATGTAGCGGGAACAGCTGGCCTTGGACCGAAACTGTTAAAGTCATATTTAAAATATGTCAGAGCAGTTGCTGCTGCCCAGTCCCAGCAAATCAGCGCTGTGGTGCAGGAAATCAACGAAAATGTAAACACGCATGTACAAGACCAAGTATTGCACTTCGACTCGCCGTTCGAAGAGCAAGTGTATAAGCAGCTGAGAAACCTTGGGTACGATGTTGTCACACAAGTAGGGATGTCAGGATATCGGATTGATTTGGCCATCGTGGATCCAAACGATCATTCGAAATACATCCTGGGGATCGAGTGCGATGGCGCCATGTACCACAGCTCCGCCAATGCAAAGGAAAGAGACGTCTATCGCCAGCGCTTCCTCGAAAGCAGAGGCTGGACAATCGAACGGATTTGGAGCCGGAACTGGTGGAGAAATCCTGCCGCTGAGATTGAAAGAATTGATATGAAGGTTAAAGAGTTGTTGAAGAGTAATGAGGTTAGAGAAAAAGTTGTCAAATAA